A region from the Azospirillum thermophilum genome encodes:
- a CDS encoding DUF3305 domain-containing protein, with translation MTQPLNRLETLSLGIVVERRRSASPWADWVWRPVSVIPGAPPVDGGPRILLEGDGWLHLHAATLPLELYRTDTEGYRLNLSQEPPRLWIVLRPDESGEAMVPFFVTASAHEGEAYQVSGAESVDTVPMPPEVIALVRDFTEQHHVDVPFEKRERKRHFDKDGARR, from the coding sequence ATGACCCAGCCGCTCAACCGCTTGGAAACCCTGTCGCTCGGCATCGTGGTGGAACGCCGCAGGAGCGCCAGCCCCTGGGCCGACTGGGTGTGGCGCCCGGTCTCCGTCATCCCCGGCGCCCCGCCGGTGGACGGCGGGCCGCGCATCCTGCTGGAGGGCGACGGCTGGCTGCATCTGCATGCCGCCACCCTGCCGCTGGAACTCTACCGGACCGATACGGAGGGCTATCGCCTGAACCTGTCGCAGGAGCCGCCGCGGCTGTGGATCGTCCTGCGCCCCGACGAGTCCGGCGAGGCGATGGTGCCCTTCTTCGTCACCGCCTCCGCCCATGAGGGCGAGGCCTATCAGGTGAGCGGGGCGGAAAGCGTCGATACCGTGCCGATGCCGCCGGAGGTGATCGCGCTGGTCCGCGACTTCACCGAACAGCACCATGTCGACGTGCCCTTCGAGAAGCGCGAGCGCAAGCGCCACTTCGACAAGGACGGCGCCCGGCGATGA